The genomic DNA GCGGCGAGACCGGAATGCCGGCGAGGCTGAACAGCATCAGGGCGGCGAGCCCGAAGGCCAGGGCCGGCAGGACGAGGGGCGACAGGAACAGGCTGTCGAGGAGCCGCGCGGAGAGCCGCGGCGACCGGGCGATGGCGAGCGCCGCCGCGGTGCCCAGCACCACCGACAGCAGGGTCGTCCACCCCGCCACCACGAGGCTGTTCCAGGCGGCGGCCCGGAGCTGCTCGGCCTCCGCGAGCGCCGCGTACCAGCGCAGGGCGTAGCCCGGCGGCGGGAAGCGCAGGGAGAAGCCGCTGGTGAACGACACCACCACGACGATCACGGTGGGTGCCGCCAGCAGGACGAGGCAGAGCCCGGCCAGCAGCAGCACCGCGCCGTGGAAGCTGAACCAGTCGAAATCGCGCCGCAGGCTCGTCCGCATGGTGACCTCCCGGAGACCGCCCGTTGACCTCAGGCGCGCGCGCGGCCGCCCGACAGGCGGCCCGCGAGGTTGAGGAGCGTGACGCAGGCGAGCACCGCCACGAGGAAGACGATCGCGATCGCCGCCGCGAACGGCCAGTTGTTGAGCGAGGACGCCTGCTGGTACAGGTACATGGGCATGAACAGCATCTGCCCGCCGCCGATCAGCGACTGGGTGATGAAGGCGGTGATCGCCGCCGCGAAGGTCAGCAGGCAGCCCGCCACGATGCCGGGCAGGCAGAGCGGCAGCGTCACCCGGAGGAAGGTGCGCCACGCCCCCGCCCCGAGCGCCGCCGAGGCGTCGGCGAGGTTCGGGTCGATCCGCGACAGGGCGGTGACCAGGGGCAGGACCATCAGCGGCAGCTGCACCTGCGCCAGCGCCAGGACGAGGCCGCCCTCGGTGTAGAGCAGCTTCAGGGGCGCGTCGGTGAGGCCGAGGCCGAGGAGCGCGGCGTTGACGATGCCCTGGCGCCCCAGGATCACGATCCACGCGAAGGTCCGCACCACCACGCTCGTGAGCAGCGGCAGCAGCACGATCAGGGTCAGCAGGCCGCGCAGCCGGCCGGGCGCCCAGGTCAGGAGCAGCGCCAGCGGCAGGCCGAGCAGGAGGGTCAGCGCCGTGACCTCGACGCCGAGCCACAGGGTCGCGCCGAGCACCCGCAGGGAGAACGGGTCGAGCAGGAACCGGGCGTACTGGTCGAGGCCGAACCGGGTCATGGCCGGATCGGCGTAGAAGCTCACGAGCAGCAGCAGCGCCAGCGGCGCCAGGAAGAAGACGAGGAAGAAGGCCCCGAGCGGCAACGCGAGGCGGATGTCGTAGGCCGCCGTCCAGGCGCGGCCCGGGCGGAGGGGCGCCGCGACCGGGCCCGCCGTGGCCGGGCCGGCGCTCACACCCGGATCTCGCGGTTGAAGCGCTCGATCCAGGCCGGCCGGCCGCGGTTGATCGCGGCCCAGTCCTGAAACACCGACTTGCGCTTCAGCTCGTCCGCGTCCTTCGCCAGGACCTTCGCGACCTCGCCCTCGATGGCGACCTTCCGGTTGGTCGGCACGATCAGGTAGGGGCTCTGCATCAGCTTGGCCTGCACCTCCGGCGACAGCGCGGCCTCGATCAGCTTGAAGGCCAGCTCCTTCGACGGCGTGTTCTTGACGATGTGGATCGTCGTCTTGAAGGCGATGATGCCCTCCTTCGGTGCGGCGAACTCCACCGGCACGCCCCGGGCCTTCAGGATCTGGATCGCGTTGAAATTGCCCGGCCCGATGTCGACCTGCTCCTGCTGGTAGAGGGCCGCCAGGGCGCCCGGGTTGGCCGCGACGGCGGCGAGGTTCGGCTTGAGCGCCTCCAGCGCCTTGAAGCCCGGCTCGACGTCGGTCTCAGAGCCGCCGTGCATGCGGGCGATCTCCACGAGGAAACCGGTGCCCAGCGTCGAGTTCAGGTTGGTGATGCCGACCCGGCCCCTGTACTCGGGCTTCCACAGGTCGGCCCAGGAGGTCGGCGGCGTCTTCACCTTCTCGGGATTGTAGGTCAGGCCGACGATCTGGAAGAACGGCGCCGGGCCCATCGATTCCTGCGCGTCCGCGATCAGGTCGCCGTAATGGGCCGACTGGGCCACCGGGTATGGCTCGACGAGGTCCTGGGCGATGGCCGTGAGGGCCGGCCCCGGATCGTGCAGCATCACGTCGATCGGCGGGTTGGCGCGGGCCGCCTGGACCTTGGCGATCTGGTCGACCGAGAGCATCGGATCGAGGATCACGTCGCCGCCCGAACTCTTGCGGAAGGCCGGCACGAGCACGGCCCTGTGCGCCTCCTCCCAGCTGCCCGTGAAGGTCGCGAAGACGAGCTTGCGCGCCTGCGCGTGGGACAGGCCCGGGAAGGCCTGCGCGGCGCCGAGGGTCAGGGCGCCGGCGAGGAGGCTTCGGCGGTGCAGGGGCATGGTCGGTTCTCCTGGCTCGGTGTCGGGCGGCTCGGCCTCAGTGTCGGGGATCGGGAAAGACGCCGACCCGCTCGGGTGCTGTCGGGCGCAGGCGCACGCGGGTGCCGGGCAACCGGGGCCGGGCGCCCGCCGCGCGTGGCTCGGCGGTCTTGAGGCGGGCGCCGCCGTCGAGGCGGATCTCGTGGACCAGGGTGGCGCCCAGCGGCAGGCCGACCTCGACCGCGCCGTCGAGGCCATCCACGGCCCCCGCCCCGGCCCCCGGTCCCTCCTCCGCGAAGGCGACGTGCTCGGGCCGCAGGCAGGCGGCAACCCGGGTCCCGTCCGGCAGGGACGTGGCGGCGGGGAGCAGGCCGCCCGCCTCCAGGGCCACCACGCGGGCGCCGCCCGCCTCCGTCGCGAGCCGCCCGTGCAGGACGTTGGCCGTGCCCACGAAGGTGTTGACGAACAGCGTCTCG from Methylobacterium oryzae includes the following:
- a CDS encoding ABC transporter permease, producing the protein MRTSLRRDFDWFSFHGAVLLLAGLCLVLLAAPTVIVVVVSFTSGFSLRFPPPGYALRWYAALAEAEQLRAAAWNSLVVAGWTTLLSVVLGTAAALAIARSPRLSARLLDSLFLSPLVLPALAFGLAALMLFSLAGIPVSPLTLVLGHTVVCVPYVVRTTVAALSQMDPVLLESSTSLGASRLYTFRRVTLPLIRPGILAGGFIAFMASFDNVPVSLFLRDAATDMLPIRMWQDLEGRLDVTVAAASSLLILVTVVLAAVMERAAGLSRRMAG
- a CDS encoding ABC transporter permease, producing the protein MSAGPATAGPVAAPLRPGRAWTAAYDIRLALPLGAFFLVFFLAPLALLLLVSFYADPAMTRFGLDQYARFLLDPFSLRVLGATLWLGVEVTALTLLLGLPLALLLTWAPGRLRGLLTLIVLLPLLTSVVVRTFAWIVILGRQGIVNAALLGLGLTDAPLKLLYTEGGLVLALAQVQLPLMVLPLVTALSRIDPNLADASAALGAGAWRTFLRVTLPLCLPGIVAGCLLTFAAAITAFITQSLIGGGQMLFMPMYLYQQASSLNNWPFAAAIAIVFLVAVLACVTLLNLAGRLSGGRARA
- a CDS encoding ABC transporter substrate-binding protein; translation: MPLHRRSLLAGALTLGAAQAFPGLSHAQARKLVFATFTGSWEEAHRAVLVPAFRKSSGGDVILDPMLSVDQIAKVQAARANPPIDVMLHDPGPALTAIAQDLVEPYPVAQSAHYGDLIADAQESMGPAPFFQIVGLTYNPEKVKTPPTSWADLWKPEYRGRVGITNLNSTLGTGFLVEIARMHGGSETDVEPGFKALEALKPNLAAVAANPGALAALYQQEQVDIGPGNFNAIQILKARGVPVEFAAPKEGIIAFKTTIHIVKNTPSKELAFKLIEAALSPEVQAKLMQSPYLIVPTNRKVAIEGEVAKVLAKDADELKRKSVFQDWAAINRGRPAWIERFNREIRV